One region of Microbacterium rhizosphaerae genomic DNA includes:
- a CDS encoding LacI family DNA-binding transcriptional regulator → MRRAATIEDVAQAAGVSRQTVSNVLNAPDIVREATRERVRAAITALGYAPHASARRLRLQRSSTIGIHLDPYAGGISGVVLDRFVHALTEQAGERRQRVLVYAARSPEDEIARMAELADGGEIDAVVITGTFHGDPRTVWLAERDLPFVSFGRPWGVDDIDDPAHLWVDVDGAAGTRAATEYAMGQVGPRVAFLGWPGGSGTGDDRERGWLEARGGLPPAPRLTAVESVAEGRAAAAAALASREFDALVCASDVLAIGAHLAATDAGADMPVIGFDNTPAAEALGISSVEQLPEKVAEGVLELLMGERTAISPRSASPGHAHVLVEPRLVVRRPAA, encoded by the coding sequence ATGCGCCGAGCCGCGACCATCGAGGACGTCGCGCAGGCGGCCGGAGTGTCGCGGCAGACCGTCAGCAACGTGCTCAACGCGCCCGACATCGTGCGCGAGGCCACGCGCGAGCGGGTCCGTGCGGCGATCACCGCTCTCGGCTACGCCCCGCACGCGTCCGCCCGTCGGCTGCGGCTGCAGCGCAGCTCCACCATCGGCATCCACCTCGATCCGTACGCCGGAGGCATCTCCGGCGTCGTGCTCGACCGATTCGTGCACGCGCTCACCGAGCAGGCCGGCGAGCGGCGGCAGCGCGTGCTCGTGTACGCGGCGCGATCTCCCGAGGACGAGATCGCGCGGATGGCCGAGCTCGCGGACGGCGGCGAGATCGACGCCGTCGTCATCACCGGGACGTTCCACGGCGACCCGCGCACGGTCTGGCTCGCCGAGCGCGACCTGCCGTTCGTGTCGTTCGGGCGTCCGTGGGGCGTCGACGACATCGACGACCCCGCGCATCTCTGGGTCGACGTCGACGGGGCCGCCGGAACGCGCGCGGCGACGGAGTACGCGATGGGCCAGGTGGGCCCGCGGGTCGCGTTCCTCGGCTGGCCCGGCGGGTCGGGCACCGGCGACGACCGCGAGCGGGGATGGCTGGAGGCCCGCGGCGGCCTGCCCCCCGCGCCACGGCTGACCGCGGTGGAGAGCGTCGCCGAGGGTCGCGCCGCTGCCGCCGCGGCGCTCGCGTCGCGCGAGTTCGACGCTCTGGTGTGCGCGAGCGACGTGCTGGCGATCGGCGCGCATCTCGCGGCGACGGACGCCGGCGCGGACATGCCGGTGATCGGCTTCGACAACACTCCGGCGGCGGAGGCTCTCGGAATCTCCAGCGTCGAGCAGCTGCCGGAGAAGGTGGCCGAGGGCGTGCTCGAGCTGCTGATGGGGGAGCGGACGGCGATCAGTCCCCGCTCGGCCTCTCCCGGTCACGCCCACGTGCTGGTGGAGCCTCGACTGGTCGTGCGCCGCCCCGCGGCGTAG
- a CDS encoding sugar ABC transporter substrate-binding protein: MSRHTARAAIAVGGTVIAALALAGCGQGFSSGGSSGSAGGLTSSKKPITLMIGSSGDAETKAVQDAASAWSKKSGVDVTVVPATNLSQQLSQGFAAGSPPDVFYLSTDAIAGLVQNKSLKAYGDMLGNKSDFYPSLVKNFSVNGTFYCAPKDFSTLQLIINTDLWTKAGLTDADIPKTWDQLAEDAKKLTSGTTKGLVFSGEYARIGAFMAEAGGRLVSEDGKKAEADSAANVKALDYVKQHLNDGTFAYAKDVGAGWGGEAFGKQLGAMTIEGNWITGAMQSDYPNVKYKVVELPAGPAGKGTLQFTNCWGMSAASKNQKAGLDFIQFLTSSEQQLTFSKAFGPMPSVKSAAATWKADNAPLVPFLTGADYAQGVPTNAGAADVIADFNSQLETLKTADPKTILQSVQTNLEAVVK; the protein is encoded by the coding sequence ATGTCGCGACACACAGCACGCGCCGCCATCGCCGTGGGCGGCACCGTCATCGCCGCCCTCGCGCTCGCCGGCTGTGGCCAAGGGTTCAGCAGCGGCGGCTCGTCGGGGTCGGCCGGAGGCCTGACCTCGTCCAAGAAGCCGATCACGCTCATGATCGGCTCCAGCGGAGACGCGGAGACGAAGGCCGTTCAGGATGCCGCGTCCGCCTGGTCGAAGAAGTCCGGCGTCGACGTGACCGTCGTGCCCGCGACCAACCTCTCGCAGCAGCTCTCGCAGGGCTTCGCGGCCGGCTCGCCGCCGGACGTGTTCTACCTGTCGACGGACGCGATCGCGGGTCTCGTGCAGAACAAGTCGCTGAAGGCGTACGGCGACATGCTCGGCAACAAGAGCGACTTCTACCCGTCGCTCGTGAAGAACTTCAGCGTGAACGGCACGTTCTACTGCGCGCCGAAGGACTTCTCGACGCTGCAGCTGATCATCAACACCGACCTCTGGACCAAGGCGGGCCTGACGGATGCCGACATCCCGAAGACATGGGACCAGCTGGCCGAGGACGCCAAGAAGCTGACGAGCGGCACCACCAAGGGCCTCGTCTTCAGCGGCGAGTACGCCCGTATCGGCGCCTTCATGGCCGAGGCCGGCGGACGGCTCGTGTCGGAGGACGGCAAGAAGGCCGAGGCCGACAGCGCCGCGAACGTGAAGGCGCTCGACTACGTGAAGCAGCACCTGAACGACGGCACGTTCGCATACGCGAAGGATGTGGGGGCAGGATGGGGCGGCGAGGCGTTCGGCAAGCAGCTGGGCGCCATGACGATCGAGGGCAACTGGATCACCGGCGCCATGCAGAGCGACTACCCGAACGTGAAGTACAAGGTCGTCGAGCTGCCCGCGGGGCCCGCCGGCAAGGGCACGCTGCAGTTCACGAACTGCTGGGGCATGTCCGCGGCGAGCAAGAACCAGAAGGCCGGGCTCGACTTCATCCAGTTCCTCACGTCGTCCGAGCAGCAGCTGACCTTCTCGAAGGCCTTCGGGCCGATGCCGTCGGTGAAGTCGGCCGCCGCCACGTGGAAGGCCGACAACGCGCCGCTCGTGCCGTTCCTGACGGGTGCGGACTACGCGCAGGGCGTGCCGACGAACGCCGGCGCGGCCGATGTCATCGCGGACTTCAACTCGCAGCTCGAGACGTTGAAGACGGCGGATCCGAAGACGATCCTGCAGTCGGTCCAGACGAACCTCGAAGCGGTCGTCAAGTAA
- a CDS encoding carbohydrate ABC transporter permease, whose translation MTAPAAPRTASAPRRRGSSGIRGGEGVAGWLFVLPVVLILGVFLFIPVLMALWVSFSDWNGNGSPLSPSVSFIGLQNYADVTTSGGLAERNFGLSLRNNAWYVLLVVPLQTALSLLLAVLVSRAMLRGRGFFRTAYYFPSVTSSVAITVLWLFLFSTTGVVNQIIGWFGGHGPNWFQDPRGLFHLLAGTTPGPEVLTQGKFLGVTWWEWTAGPSVAMFAFILMAIFTTSGTFMLLFLAALQNIGPELAEAAMVDGANGWQRFWRITLPQLRPTIFTVVTLGLIGCWQVFDQIYTGTQGGPGKTTLTPAYLSYQASFQDQKWGDGAAIAFMLFVIIILFTLLQRWVLRDRPVSRRRIRAYQPKGVRHG comes from the coding sequence ATGACCGCTCCTGCCGCGCCGCGAACGGCCTCCGCCCCTCGCCGCCGCGGGTCCTCCGGGATCCGCGGCGGGGAGGGGGTGGCGGGGTGGCTCTTCGTCCTCCCCGTCGTCCTCATCCTCGGCGTCTTCCTGTTCATCCCGGTGCTCATGGCGCTGTGGGTGAGCTTCTCGGACTGGAACGGCAACGGCAGTCCGCTCTCGCCGAGCGTCAGCTTCATCGGGCTTCAGAACTATGCCGACGTCACGACGAGCGGCGGTCTGGCCGAGCGCAACTTCGGGCTGTCGCTGCGCAACAACGCCTGGTACGTGCTTCTCGTGGTGCCGCTCCAGACGGCGCTGTCGCTCTTGCTCGCCGTGCTGGTCAGCCGTGCGATGCTGCGCGGCCGCGGCTTCTTCCGCACCGCCTACTACTTCCCCTCCGTCACGAGCTCGGTCGCGATCACGGTGCTGTGGCTGTTCCTCTTCTCCACCACCGGCGTCGTGAACCAGATCATCGGATGGTTCGGCGGCCACGGGCCGAACTGGTTCCAGGATCCGCGCGGCCTGTTCCACCTGCTGGCGGGCACCACGCCAGGACCCGAGGTCCTCACGCAGGGGAAGTTCCTCGGCGTCACGTGGTGGGAGTGGACCGCAGGACCGTCCGTCGCGATGTTCGCGTTCATCCTGATGGCGATCTTCACCACGAGCGGCACGTTCATGCTGCTGTTCCTCGCCGCCCTCCAGAACATCGGCCCCGAGCTCGCCGAGGCGGCCATGGTGGACGGCGCGAACGGATGGCAGCGCTTCTGGCGCATCACGCTGCCCCAGCTGCGGCCCACGATCTTCACCGTCGTGACGCTCGGCCTTATCGGCTGCTGGCAGGTGTTCGACCAGATCTACACGGGAACCCAGGGCGGCCCGGGCAAGACCACGCTGACTCCCGCCTACCTGTCGTACCAGGCGTCCTTCCAGGATCAGAAGTGGGGCGACGGCGCCGCCATCGCCTTCATGCTGTTCGTGATCATCATCCTGTTCACCCTCCTCCAGCGTTGGGTGCTGCGCGACCGTCCCGTCTCGCGCCGCCGCATCCGCGCCTACCAGCCGAAGGGCGTGCGACATGGCTGA
- a CDS encoding carbohydrate ABC transporter permease yields the protein MAEPALREPAVATHPPSPPTAAPARRHRGRRGGSLGSRIGLYALLVVIALVYIYPFLVQVSTSFKTESEAAADPLSLIPQTWSFAAYDRLFAHSDFPLWFANSAIVTICVTLGRVFFVSLAGYALARLHFRGRGVIFALVVAVMAVPTVVLLIPKFLVLNQLGLYDSYSGMILPLLVDAAGVFIMKNFFESIPVSVEEQARIDGAGSFRIFWSVVLPMARPALITIVILSFQGSWNELAHFIVSTQSPALTTLTKGVAGLASGQLSQGSQYPLKLAAALLMTIPVAVLFFIFQRRIMNTSEGAVKE from the coding sequence ATGGCTGAACCGGCCCTCCGCGAACCCGCCGTCGCGACGCATCCGCCGAGCCCGCCCACCGCAGCGCCCGCACGGCGCCACCGCGGCAGGCGCGGCGGCTCCCTCGGGAGCCGGATCGGCCTGTACGCGCTGCTCGTCGTGATCGCGCTCGTGTACATCTACCCGTTCCTCGTGCAGGTGTCGACCTCGTTCAAGACCGAGTCGGAGGCGGCGGCCGACCCCCTCTCGCTCATCCCGCAGACGTGGTCGTTCGCGGCCTACGATCGCCTGTTCGCGCACAGCGACTTTCCGCTGTGGTTCGCGAACTCGGCGATCGTGACGATCTGCGTGACGCTCGGCCGCGTGTTCTTCGTGTCGCTCGCCGGCTATGCGCTGGCGCGGCTCCACTTCCGTGGGCGCGGCGTGATCTTCGCGCTGGTCGTCGCCGTGATGGCCGTGCCGACGGTCGTGCTGCTCATCCCGAAGTTCCTCGTCCTGAACCAGCTCGGCCTGTACGACTCGTACTCCGGAATGATCCTGCCGCTGCTGGTGGATGCCGCGGGCGTGTTCATCATGAAGAACTTCTTCGAGTCGATCCCGGTCTCGGTGGAGGAGCAGGCGCGCATCGACGGCGCCGGCAGCTTCCGCATCTTCTGGTCGGTCGTGCTGCCGATGGCGCGTCCCGCGCTGATCACGATCGTCATCCTCTCGTTCCAGGGGTCCTGGAACGAGCTCGCGCACTTCATCGTGTCGACGCAGTCGCCGGCGCTCACGACGCTCACCAAGGGCGTCGCGGGGCTCGCCTCCGGCCAGCTCAGCCAGGGCAGCCAGTACCCCCTGAAGCTCGCCGCCGCCCTGCTCATGACCATCCCCGTCGCCGTGCTGTTCTTCATCTTCCAGCGGCGCATCATGAACACCAGTGAAGGAGCCGTCAAAGAATGA
- a CDS encoding glycogen debranching N-terminal domain-containing protein, whose amino-acid sequence MTSGRQPYLHDAVIALAAPTQAWSRDTGDMVAPIDGVYHGDRRFIGGMALRCAGAVPEPIGAAQPVISHVVFDATVREIDDPSPDPHVRLTRDRSVSPGVFAETITLASVAPDPVDAVVALRVCPDFRQLQEVKAGLGAARPWDVRLEGENATVTAEHAELVLTAEGGAWRLSGDELEATWSLRVEPGDAASFTLSATMRDAELVVQAAPPVSWSLPDAGVDPRLAAWVRTALGDLAALRLALPDHPADAFLAAGAPWFLTLFGRDSLWAARLMLPVDVGLAASTLRVLARLQGTKDDPHTEEEPGKIAHELRAGEFRMPGEGIVLPPLYYGTVDATALWVSLLVEAADRGMPEPGVRELLPNLRAALDWIVRSAGDGFLSYIDRSGRGLANQGWKDSGDSIQWRDGSLADGPIALCEVQGYAYEAAVGAAGLLDRLGEGGGDDLRSWAETLRRRFAESFWVETPEGRYPGVALDRDGRAVDTLTSNIGHLLGTGILSPAEERDVARLLVGSSMSSGFGIRTLSTDAAGYWPLGYHRGSVWAHDSAIVAHGMLRAGLRTEALEVVDGLLGAATAFGYRMPELHSGDSSADRAVPAPYPAACRPQAWSAAAAITCLEIVRAG is encoded by the coding sequence ATGACGTCGGGTCGACAGCCTTATCTCCACGACGCCGTCATCGCGCTCGCCGCCCCGACTCAGGCCTGGTCTCGCGACACCGGAGACATGGTCGCGCCGATCGACGGCGTCTATCACGGCGACCGGCGATTCATCGGCGGGATGGCGCTGCGCTGTGCGGGCGCCGTGCCCGAGCCGATCGGCGCCGCGCAACCCGTCATCTCGCACGTCGTCTTCGACGCGACCGTGCGCGAGATCGACGATCCCTCGCCGGATCCGCACGTGCGGCTCACGCGCGACCGGTCGGTCTCGCCGGGGGTGTTCGCCGAGACCATCACCCTCGCGTCGGTCGCGCCGGACCCGGTGGATGCCGTCGTCGCCCTGCGGGTCTGCCCGGACTTCCGTCAGCTGCAGGAGGTCAAGGCCGGCCTGGGCGCCGCGCGTCCCTGGGACGTCCGCCTCGAGGGCGAGAACGCGACGGTGACGGCCGAGCACGCCGAGCTGGTGCTGACCGCCGAAGGTGGCGCCTGGCGCCTGAGCGGGGACGAGCTGGAGGCGACGTGGTCGCTCCGGGTCGAGCCGGGGGATGCCGCATCCTTCACCCTCTCCGCCACCATGCGCGATGCGGAGCTCGTCGTGCAGGCGGCCCCGCCGGTGTCGTGGTCGCTCCCCGACGCGGGCGTCGATCCGCGCCTGGCCGCGTGGGTCCGCACGGCGCTCGGCGATCTCGCCGCCTTGCGACTCGCCCTTCCCGACCACCCCGCCGACGCATTCCTCGCCGCCGGTGCACCGTGGTTCCTCACGCTCTTCGGGCGCGACAGCCTGTGGGCCGCGCGGCTGATGCTGCCCGTCGACGTCGGGCTCGCCGCATCCACGCTCCGCGTGCTCGCGCGCCTGCAGGGCACGAAGGACGATCCCCATACCGAGGAGGAGCCGGGCAAGATCGCGCACGAGCTGCGCGCCGGCGAGTTCCGCATGCCGGGCGAAGGGATCGTGCTGCCGCCGCTCTACTACGGCACCGTCGACGCGACCGCACTGTGGGTGAGCCTGCTCGTCGAGGCGGCGGACCGCGGGATGCCGGAACCGGGGGTGCGGGAGCTGCTGCCGAACCTCCGCGCCGCCCTCGACTGGATCGTGCGCAGCGCCGGCGACGGCTTCCTCTCCTACATCGACCGCTCCGGGCGGGGGCTCGCCAACCAGGGCTGGAAGGACTCGGGCGACTCGATCCAGTGGCGGGACGGGTCGCTCGCCGACGGACCGATCGCCCTCTGCGAAGTGCAGGGCTACGCCTACGAGGCCGCCGTCGGCGCCGCGGGGCTCCTCGACCGGCTCGGCGAGGGCGGTGGCGACGACCTCCGCTCGTGGGCCGAGACGCTGCGCCGGCGGTTCGCCGAGAGCTTCTGGGTCGAGACGCCCGAGGGCCGCTACCCGGGGGTCGCGCTCGACCGCGACGGCCGCGCGGTGGACACCCTGACCTCGAACATCGGCCACCTGCTCGGCACGGGCATCCTCTCCCCCGCCGAGGAGCGGGACGTCGCGCGTCTGCTCGTAGGTTCATCGATGTCGTCCGGGTTCGGCATCCGGACGCTGTCGACGGATGCCGCCGGCTACTGGCCGCTCGGCTACCACCGGGGATCGGTGTGGGCGCACGACAGCGCGATCGTCGCGCACGGGATGCTGCGCGCCGGCCTCCGCACGGAAGCGCTCGAGGTCGTCGATGGACTGCTGGGCGCGGCAACCGCGTTCGGCTACCGCATGCCGGAGCTGCACAGCGGCGATTCATCGGCCGATCGCGCCGTGCCCGCACCGTACCCGGCCGCCTGCCGCCCGCAGGCGTGGTCGGCGGCGGCCGCGATCACCTGCCTGGAGATCGTCCGCGCGGGGTGA
- a CDS encoding hemerythrin domain-containing protein, translated as MDITEVILNDHHEQRRMFGMLEDIDPADTAALSAVWKRLRILLEVHAAAEEKLFYPRLLKLQKDLIEQESPGEETEDAIHDHNEIRDAIAGVSGQVVGSTEWQRAVAHVNEVNSDHMAEEERQGLTDFRRHIELEERHTMAVAFVAFESEQAGGIAAHDRDPEQYIRENS; from the coding sequence GTGGACATCACCGAGGTCATCCTCAACGACCATCACGAACAGCGCCGGATGTTCGGCATGCTCGAGGACATCGACCCGGCCGACACCGCAGCGCTGAGCGCGGTGTGGAAGCGCCTGCGCATCCTGCTGGAGGTGCACGCCGCCGCCGAGGAGAAGCTCTTCTACCCGCGACTGCTGAAACTGCAGAAGGACCTCATCGAACAGGAGTCGCCCGGGGAGGAGACGGAGGACGCCATCCACGATCACAACGAGATCCGGGATGCGATCGCCGGCGTCTCCGGCCAGGTCGTCGGCTCGACCGAGTGGCAGCGTGCCGTCGCTCACGTCAACGAGGTCAACAGCGACCACATGGCCGAGGAGGAGCGCCAAGGTCTCACCGACTTCCGTCGCCACATCGAGCTGGAGGAGCGCCACACCATGGCCGTCGCCTTCGTGGCGTTCGAGTCGGAGCAAGCGGGCGGCATCGCCGCGCACGACCGGGACCCGGAGCAATACATCCGCGAGAACAGCTGA
- a CDS encoding ATP-dependent endonuclease codes for MEASLMAVIIVEGESDRVTLEVLSARMGIALPTIVAAGGASGVRRAVSDLSDASIVGLVDVDERAQFERVIERVFVCDPDLEGELVRALGIDGVVSVIAAEGELESFRRLQNQPAQRGRPVEAQLARFFGGRSGNKYRYARLLAAAVPLERIPAPLEGIIRAAAVAPPPSE; via the coding sequence GTGGAAGCCTCGTTGATGGCCGTCATCATCGTCGAGGGTGAGAGCGATCGCGTCACGCTGGAAGTCCTCAGCGCGCGAATGGGAATCGCCCTTCCGACGATCGTGGCCGCAGGCGGCGCAAGCGGTGTGCGCCGAGCCGTCTCCGACCTGTCCGACGCGAGCATCGTCGGACTGGTCGATGTCGACGAACGGGCGCAGTTCGAGCGCGTGATCGAGCGGGTCTTCGTGTGCGACCCGGACCTCGAGGGCGAGCTCGTCCGCGCACTCGGCATCGATGGCGTCGTGTCCGTCATCGCCGCAGAGGGAGAGCTGGAGTCCTTCCGCCGTCTCCAGAATCAGCCGGCGCAACGCGGACGGCCCGTCGAAGCGCAGCTCGCACGCTTCTTCGGGGGGAGGAGTGGCAACAAGTATCGATACGCACGGCTTCTCGCCGCGGCAGTTCCCCTGGAGCGGATACCCGCGCCCCTCGAGGGGATCATCCGAGCGGCCGCCGTCGCGCCGCCACCTTCCGAGTAG
- a CDS encoding SDR family oxidoreductase, which produces MDARRVDLRGRVAVVTGSTRGLGLAMARLLGLHGATVVLASRSDAHLEAAVARLQREGISVSGCRCDVGEIAEVETLRDEALSRGTLDIWVNNAGASGIYGPTASTPVDDFARVVRTNILGTFHGSRVALPVFLAQGHGDLVNLYGQGDKGPVAQQNAYASSKRWVRQFTETLRRECKDTGVRVHGMNPGLVTTDLLRHVTAQSGYEGRLGALQVVVGLWGQPPETAAAPVLRLVTSDAAQFRYLTPARTLTRGVRSILTGRLRRANRMPLQISVVDAGVHERDGGRRAV; this is translated from the coding sequence ATGGATGCACGACGAGTGGATCTGCGCGGGCGCGTCGCGGTGGTGACGGGATCCACACGCGGTCTCGGGCTGGCCATGGCCCGGCTGTTGGGTCTTCACGGCGCGACGGTGGTGCTTGCATCCAGATCGGATGCCCACCTCGAAGCTGCGGTCGCGCGGTTGCAGCGCGAGGGGATCTCGGTCTCGGGGTGCCGGTGCGATGTGGGCGAGATCGCCGAGGTCGAAACCCTGCGCGATGAGGCGCTCAGCCGCGGGACGCTCGATATCTGGGTCAACAATGCCGGCGCCTCGGGCATCTACGGGCCGACGGCGTCCACGCCGGTGGACGACTTCGCACGCGTCGTACGCACGAACATCCTCGGAACCTTCCACGGTTCGCGCGTCGCATTGCCCGTGTTCTTGGCTCAAGGCCATGGCGACCTCGTGAACCTCTACGGACAAGGCGACAAGGGGCCCGTCGCACAGCAGAACGCGTACGCGTCCAGCAAACGGTGGGTGCGTCAATTCACCGAGACGCTGCGACGAGAGTGCAAGGACACCGGGGTGCGTGTGCACGGCATGAATCCCGGCCTGGTCACGACCGACCTTCTGCGACACGTCACCGCCCAGTCGGGCTACGAGGGACGGCTCGGCGCATTGCAGGTCGTCGTCGGTCTGTGGGGCCAGCCTCCCGAGACCGCCGCGGCGCCCGTCCTCAGACTCGTCACATCGGACGCGGCCCAGTTCCGGTACCTGACCCCTGCCAGGACGCTCACCCGCGGGGTGCGCAGCATCCTCACGGGACGCCTCCGCCGCGCCAACCGCATGCCACTGCAGATCAGCGTCGTGGACGCGGGTGTGCACGAGCGGGACGGCGGCCGACGAGCCGTCTGA
- a CDS encoding YbaK/EbsC family protein, producing the protein MVTDAAPASPALPARSILVHDALRAAGIPGEIVVLPDAASTAVLAAEALGVEVGAIANSLVFWSDDEPLLVMTSGAHRVDTAALAARLGRGKIARATPDQVRAATGQAIGGVAPTGHPAPLTTIVDEDLAAYPEIWAAGGTPHTVFPLTYDQLVRLTAATVAKVD; encoded by the coding sequence GTGGTGACCGACGCCGCCCCCGCTTCGCCCGCATTGCCCGCCCGCAGCATCCTCGTCCACGACGCTCTTCGCGCCGCCGGCATTCCCGGTGAGATCGTGGTGCTGCCGGATGCTGCGTCCACTGCCGTTCTCGCGGCCGAGGCGCTCGGGGTCGAGGTCGGAGCGATCGCCAACTCGCTCGTGTTCTGGTCGGACGACGAGCCCCTGCTCGTCATGACCAGCGGTGCCCACAGGGTGGACACGGCCGCGCTCGCCGCCCGACTCGGCCGCGGAAAGATCGCCCGCGCGACGCCGGACCAGGTGCGCGCGGCGACCGGTCAGGCGATCGGCGGCGTCGCGCCCACCGGTCATCCCGCGCCTCTCACCACGATCGTCGACGAAGACCTGGCCGCCTACCCCGAGATCTGGGCTGCGGGCGGGACGCCGCACACGGTGTTCCCGCTCACGTACGACCAGCTCGTGCGGCTCACCGCCGCCACTGTCGCCAAGGTGGACTGA
- a CDS encoding heavy metal translocating P-type ATPase, which produces MRFLRWLARYPLVWLTVIVLIVVLTLGAAGFARTSAGIAIGYVSLVIAWTLVGMIRDVLRGHVGLDVLAVVAMVATLAVGEYVASLVIVLMLAGGEALEDYAGRRAKRELTALLDRSPQIAHVLVHPNSDSDEVQDAAADDVEVGDVLLIRPAEVVPVDGVLLSPAASFDESSLTGESMPVHRSAGDEVLSGAVNGSRAVRIRAVRRSADSQYQQIVALVKQAQDDRAPTVRLADRFAIPFTAVSLVIAGAAWGLSGDPARFAEVLVLATPCPLLIAAPVAFLGGLSRAAKAGVIIKGGGVIEQLARIRSAAFDKTGTLTEGRPDLVAVDPAAGFDADELLALAASAEQYSSHVLADGIRRAAAERGIALRPAAEASEVATNGVTAVIGGRTVLVGKPAYVASIAPDTVRRDIASGEAAAYVAVDGRFAGVLVLADDPRPEAAAVVSWLRAHEVERVTMLTGDARATAEAIAHTVGIDDIHAELLAPEKVHLAAQMRPRPVLMVGDGINDAPVLAAADVGIAMGAKGATAAGDAADAVILTDSLAKVADAVSIGKHTLRVAYAAIWIGIAISIVLMLIASTGVIPAVAGALIQEGVDLATILYALRALRGPATGLVVPAAEKETVSPAR; this is translated from the coding sequence ATGAGGTTCTTGCGCTGGCTCGCCCGATACCCGCTCGTGTGGCTGACGGTGATCGTGCTCATCGTCGTCCTCACGCTCGGGGCGGCCGGATTCGCGCGCACCTCGGCCGGGATCGCGATCGGCTACGTCTCCCTGGTGATCGCGTGGACCCTCGTCGGGATGATCCGCGACGTCCTGCGCGGCCACGTCGGCCTCGACGTCCTGGCCGTCGTGGCCATGGTCGCCACTCTCGCCGTCGGCGAGTACGTCGCCTCGCTCGTCATCGTGCTGATGCTCGCGGGCGGGGAGGCCCTGGAGGATTACGCCGGCCGCCGCGCCAAGCGCGAGCTCACCGCGCTGCTCGACCGCTCGCCGCAGATCGCGCACGTCCTCGTGCACCCGAACTCCGACAGCGACGAGGTGCAGGATGCCGCGGCCGACGACGTCGAGGTGGGCGACGTCCTGCTCATCCGGCCGGCCGAGGTCGTGCCGGTGGACGGCGTCCTGCTGAGCCCGGCGGCATCGTTCGACGAGTCGTCGCTCACCGGAGAGAGCATGCCGGTGCATCGCAGCGCGGGTGACGAGGTGCTCTCGGGCGCGGTCAACGGATCGCGGGCCGTGCGCATCCGCGCCGTGCGGCGCAGCGCCGACAGCCAGTACCAGCAGATCGTCGCGCTCGTGAAGCAGGCTCAGGATGACCGGGCTCCGACCGTGCGGCTGGCCGACCGGTTCGCCATCCCGTTCACGGCGGTCTCCCTCGTGATCGCGGGCGCCGCTTGGGGGCTCTCGGGCGACCCCGCGCGCTTCGCCGAAGTGCTCGTGCTGGCGACTCCGTGTCCCCTCCTCATCGCCGCGCCCGTCGCCTTTCTCGGGGGGCTTTCACGCGCCGCGAAGGCGGGCGTCATCATCAAGGGCGGGGGTGTCATCGAACAGCTCGCCCGCATCCGGTCGGCGGCGTTCGACAAGACCGGCACGCTCACGGAAGGCCGGCCCGACCTCGTCGCCGTCGACCCGGCGGCGGGCTTCGACGCCGACGAGCTTCTGGCCCTCGCCGCATCCGCCGAGCAGTACTCGAGCCATGTGCTCGCCGACGGCATCCGCCGCGCCGCCGCGGAGCGGGGCATCGCGCTGCGGCCCGCCGCGGAGGCCAGCGAGGTCGCGACCAACGGCGTGACCGCGGTGATCGGCGGGCGCACCGTGCTGGTGGGAAAGCCCGCGTACGTGGCATCCATCGCCCCGGACACCGTGCGTCGCGACATCGCATCGGGCGAGGCGGCGGCATACGTCGCCGTGGACGGCCGGTTCGCCGGCGTGCTGGTCCTGGCCGACGACCCGCGTCCGGAGGCGGCGGCGGTCGTCTCGTGGCTGCGGGCCCACGAGGTGGAGCGCGTCACGATGCTGACCGGCGATGCCCGGGCCACCGCCGAGGCCATCGCGCACACCGTCGGCATCGACGACATCCACGCCGAACTCCTCGCGCCCGAGAAGGTGCATCTCGCCGCGCAGATGCGCCCCCGACCGGTTCTCATGGTGGGCGACGGCATCAACGACGCACCCGTGCTCGCCGCCGCCGACGTCGGCATCGCGATGGGCGCGAAGGGCGCGACCGCAGCGGGCGACGCGGCGGATGCGGTCATCCTCACCGACTCGCTCGCCAAGGTGGCCGACGCCGTCTCGATCGGCAAGCACACCCTGCGCGTCGCATACGCCGCGATCTGGATCGGCATCGCGATCAGCATCGTCCTGATGCTCATCGCGTCGACAGGCGTCATCCCGGCGGTCGCGGGCGCCCTCATCCAGGAGGGCGTCGACCTCGCGACGATCCTCTACGCCCTGCGCGCCCTTCGCGGACCCGCGACGGGGCTTGTGGTGCCGGCAGCGGAGAAGGAGACCGTCAGCCCCGCGCGATGA